Within the Thermosynechococcus sichuanensis E542 genome, the region TGCAAACATCGCCACCCGTGACAAGACCGCCATCGGCAATCACCGGCACATAGCGTTGCGTCTCTTCAAAATAGGCCTCCCGCGCTGCGGCACAGTCGGCGATCGCCGTCACTTGCGGCACCCCCACCCCAAGCACCCCACGGGAAGTGCAGGCTGCCCCCGGACCAATCCCCACCAGAATTGCTGCCGCACCACAGTGCATGAGACTGAGAGCCACCTCATAGGTGACGCAGTTCCCTAAAACCACAGGCATCGGCATTCGTTCACAAAAGGCAGCGAGGTCTAGGGGTTCTGTGCCCTCAGGGGCAAGGTGAGCCGGTGACACAACCGTGGCTTGGACAAAGAGCAAATCGGCTCCCGCCGCTGCCACAACGTCCCCAAAACGACTGGCTCCCGCTGGGGTTAAACTGACAGCAGCAATTCCCCCTTGGGATTTGATTTCTTGAATGCGTTTTTCAATGAGGTGGGGCTGAATCGGCTGCGCATACAATTGCTGCATCAGGGGTACAAATTCATCGACACTGACGCTGGCAATGCGTTCAAGGATTGGATCGGGATCTTCGTAGCGGGTTTGAATCCCCTCAAGGTTGAGGACGCCTAGTGCCCCCATTTGGCTGAGTTTGACGGCCATCGTGACATCCACGACCCCATCCATGGCACTGGCAATAATCGGAATTTCCCGTTCAATGGGACCAATGCGCCAGCGGGTATCCGCCAGTTGGGGATCAAGGGTGCGGTTGCCGGGGACAAGGGCAATTTCATCAATACCGTAAGCGCGACGGGCGGTGCGATGTCCCCCTAGTTGAATCGTCATGGTGTTCCTCGCAGTAGGTGGGCTAAATGATCAAGTACGGTGTCTA harbors:
- a CDS encoding GuaB3 family IMP dehydrogenase-related protein, which codes for MTIQLGGHRTARRAYGIDEIALVPGNRTLDPQLADTRWRIGPIEREIPIIASAMDGVVDVTMAVKLSQMGALGVLNLEGIQTRYEDPDPILERIASVSVDEFVPLMQQLYAQPIQPHLIEKRIQEIKSQGGIAAVSLTPAGASRFGDVVAAAGADLLFVQATVVSPAHLAPEGTEPLDLAAFCERMPMPVVLGNCVTYEVALSLMHCGAAAILVGIGPGAACTSRGVLGVGVPQVTAIADCAAAREAYFEETQRYVPVIADGGLVTGGDVCKCIACGADAVMMGSPFARAKEAPGRGYHWGMATPSPVLPRGTRIHVGTTGTLEQILRGPAQLDDGTHNFLGALQTSMGTLGAKDLREMQQVEIVIAPSLLTEGKVYQKAQKLGMGR